One genomic window of Nerophis lumbriciformis linkage group LG31, RoL_Nlum_v2.1, whole genome shotgun sequence includes the following:
- the LOC133574284 gene encoding interleukin-1 receptor type 1-like, translating into MGVVVHLMMLFCFYWTSALGAHDNCTDYQLQFEKVFTVPGDAAMINCTLVAPDVFDFAAVPYEVSWRRLETGEELGNVSAGVVVLGETLWLLNVTLEDSGQYQCVVRSGSGCYKLSTELLVERQGDGECWRPRKAPQVLTVGVTDTLSCPLKDVMKKLDGYGVPYSVSWRKGCELVEDGEAGHVYRSKARLKILDVDPQNNDFYTCTLTFDLGGATVSVSETIEAWVQEDYCFLPQVLKPANEIFKAPIGSRLTRACQVFVPCIGKVPQDPMVDIFWLADDDFVFNTDASDPVFTSPVRVWTEGDPSKGVWMERLLTIAHLKEEDFFINYTCIAQSGRGIPQGHFALRPQEPPVIAHIGGALSGVTLVFVAAVAVYFLFKVDIVLCFRMSFPVLYANEDCDGKLFDAYVTYPLNCEVGFGDQVCAFALHVLPQVLEKACGYKLFIAGRDCRPGQAMVDSVQDNMLASRRFLLLYSASSFTCSSSSSSNNNNNNNNNNNNNNNIGEGVCLDGRRQHECVTAMHRALLEDTLKVILVELEEMSPAQLALFPESLRHLRRKQGAVCWWKYQRTRRKFTPRTCATTQDKVDTSPSLSPSSRFWKEMRYHMPVRSTRGGAPERTALLKV; encoded by the exons ACAACTGCACCGACTACCAGCTGCAGTTCGAGAAGGTCTTCACGGTGCCGGGGGACGCCGCCATGATCAACTGCACCCTGGTAGCCCCCGACGTCTTCGACTTCGCCGCCGTGCCGTACGAGGTCAGCTGGCGCCGCCTGGAGACGGGCGAGGAGCTGGGCAACGTCAGCGCTGGTGTTGTGGTGCTGGGAGAAACCTTGTGGCTGCTCAACGTCACGCTGGAGGACAGCGGACAGTACCAGTGTGTGGTCAG AAGCGGCTCAGGTTGCTACAAACTGTCGACGGAGCTGCTGGTGGAGCGTCAGGGGGACGGCGAGTGCTGGAGGCCCCGCAAAGCCCCCCAGGTCCTGACGGTCGGCGTGACCGACACTCTGTCCTGTCCGCTCAAGGACGTCATGAAAAAACTGGACGGCTACGGCGTCCCCTACTCCGTCAGCTGGCGCAAA GGCTGCGAGCTGGTGGAGGACGGCGAGGCGGGACACGTCTACCGCAGCAAGGCCAGGCTGAAGATCCTGGACGTGGACCCCCAAAACAATGACTTCTACACCTGCACGCTGACCTTTGACCTGGGCGGGGCGACAGTGTCTGTGTCTGAGACCATCGAGGCCTGGGTCCAAG AGGATTACTGCTTCCTGCCTCAAGTCCTGAAACCTGCCAATGAAATCTTCAAGGCACCGATAG GTTCCAGGTTGACGCGTGCGTGTCAGGTGTTTGTTCCGTGCATTGGGAAAGTCCCGCAAGATCCGATGGTGGACATTTTCTGGCTGGCCGACGACGATTTTGTCTTCAACACCGACGCTTCTGACCCCGTCTTCACCTCGCCAGTACG CGTGTGGACTGAAGGCGATCCCAGTAAAGGAGTCTGGATGGAGCGACTGCTGACCATTGCGCACCTGAAGGAGGAGGACTTCTTCATCAATTACACCTGTATAGCGCAAAGTGGGCGGGGCATACCTCAGGGACACTTTGCTCTGCGGCCGCAAG AGCCGCCCGTCATCGCCCACATCGGCGGCGCTCTCAGTGGCGTCACGCTAGTCTTCGTCGCCGCTGTCGCCGTCTACTTCCTCTTCAAGGTGGACATTGTGCTCTGCTTCCGGATGTCCTTTCCTGTCCTGTACGCAAATGAGG ATTGCGACGGGAAGCTGTTCGATGCCTACGTCACGTACCCGCTGAACTGCGAGGTGGGCTTCGGCGACCAGGTGTGCGCCTTTGCCCTCCACGTCCTGCCTCAGGTGCTGGAAAAAGCCTGCGGTTACAAACTCTTCATAGCCGGACGCGACTGCCGGCCCGGGCAAG CCATGGTGGACTCAGTGCAAGACAACATGCTGGCCAGCCGGCGCTTTCTGCTGCTCTACAGCGCCTCCTCCTTCacgtgcagcagcagcagcagcagcaacaacaacaacaacaacaacaacaacaacaacaacaacaacaacattggcgAGGGCGTCTGCTTGGACGGGCGGCGTCAACACGAGTGTGTGACGGCCATGCACAGAGCACTGCTGGAGGACACGCTCAAG GTGATTCTGGTCGAGCTGGAAGAGATGAGCCCGGCCCAGCTGGCTCTCTTCCCGGAGTCTTTGCGTCATCTGAGAAGGAAGCAGGGTGCAGTGTGCTGGTGGAAGTACCAGAGGACCAGGAGGAAGTTCACCCCCAGGACGTGTGCGACCACACAGGACAAAGTGGACACATCGCCCTCGCTGTCTCCTTCCTCCAGGTTTTGGAAGGAGATGCGCTACCACATGCCAGTGAGGAGCACCAGGGGCGGCGCCCCCGAGAGGACCGCCCTTCTGAAGGTGTGA